ATTTTACACCCATGTCCCTTCACCCCATGCACAAGAGTAGATCATAATATCATAATATGCAATAATTATTGCTTAAGAGAAAATATATACCTTGGTCTGCCGTGCAGGAGTATTGCCAAGTGTCAGCTTGCAATAAACACTTGGGTTTCCAACAGACTGCTTCATATTATTACCACGCTTGATGATCACCACCAGTGTACCAGGCAAACACTGCAACAAGAATTCTGCCCTTTCCTGAAACCGAGGCGGGCCTGACTGGATTAAGTATTGTAGCAAAGGAATAGCATCTGCAGCTGCTATGGATTGAGCTCTTGAAACTTCTGCCGGGCATGCAGTCCAAGCTTGCCTGAGCAGAGAGAGTGTGTCTAAGGCAGCTTCCTGTGTAGCCTCTGAGCCTGTCTTTAAGGATGTAACAAGATGAGGAATGCTAAGAGTTGCCGGTTCAGTTGCTCTCAATCGTGGGAAGTTGCTAAATAGAGAATTTAAGGCTTTCAGATACTCCTCATTCACAGTTCCGGTAGCCCACAAATCTTTCTCAATAGCAGCTAAAAGACCATAAAAACTGTGTTAGCTCATTGATtacagaattttttttttggggtgGGGGTTGGGGGACAGAGAGGTGTGGTGTTCCTAATAGCATAGCAAACAACCTAAACACAGCAAATTACTGatgttcaaaaatcaacttcGATTAAAACAGCATCTACATATTCTCGAGTTATATATGTTTCAGACTTCAACCTATATTTTTTCAGTTACAGTAATATAAAACTTAGCAGAGTGCTAGGCTATCTTGCACAACGAGGTTATATTGGCTGATGAAGAGTCAAGTTGTTCAACTTGTAAAGCAATCACCTCAAGttcacaaatttaaaaaaaaaaaaaaaaaaaaaaaaaaaaaaaaaaacctttttcttgttccttccGTTCATTTTATCTTTCACCCAAAAAACCCACCAGTTCTGTTATCATTAAAATACCCATTAACTTCTTCGTATGTAACAATCTGCTTATGAAAAACATTTCAAAATAAAGGTATGCCTGGGCTTATAGAAAGGTAGAAAGAAATGAATTACTATGAGAGAACAATTAGTTAATGCAAATATGAGGAAATCTGGACCATGATCAGAGGAAAAGTAACAAAGACATCCTTCTATGAATTACATGAAAACAAAATATTATCCAGTTGATCAGAATAAAATGATGTGTCAACACCATCATGATAAGTGAACTCACCGGTTATTGCTCTGACTGTTTCACTGGAAGCATACTCCTGAATAGTGTGATTTGAAAACAGAAGTTTTATAAACATCGCAGCCTGAACAGATGTTTCAGGATCACTAGAACCTATCAGATCTAGAACCACCTGAACACCACCGGCCTCTGCAACTGCTCTTTTATTTGATCTACTGTACATTACAAGGTTTTGCAAAGCACATATGGCTACAACTTTCATTTCTTCTGTTGGTTGCTCCTCGAGCACATTCACTAAAGCCCGACAAGCTGAAACTGCATCGCTTGTTCGAGCAAGACTTTCATTCTGGAATAAATCACCAAGAGCCAAAGTTGCTAATAGCCTTGGCTGCTGTGCTTGGGTTTGTGGGTCCAAGAGGTACTGGGATAATGGTAAGATGGCTGATTTAGTAACTTTGGTTTCTCTGATCTTCACATTGTTTAGCAATACTTCCAAGAGTCTTGCAGCAGTTTCCTCGCATTGATGAGATCTTAGGAGCTCCAAGAGAGCTTCTATGGCACCACTTTCAGCCATTGCTTCTGCACTGGTTCCATCATCACTTTCCAACACAAGAAGGGcatttaatgcaccaacaacTGTGCTCTCTGAGCCAGATCGAAGCAACCTTACTAAAACAGCAACAGGCACCTCCAAGTAGAATTCAGAACTAAATTGCAGAACACATGCCAAAACAGAGGCAGCAGACTCCCATAAAGCATGGGGAATGGAAGGATCAGCTTGCAATATTACTTTGGAAATTTCAACAACACCACCCTCTTTTGCAATTTCATTAGGCCATATATGTGCAATACTAACAAGGGCCTTCATAGCTCTCTGCTGCAAAATGTGTATACCAGAACCAAGAACTCTGATGAGCGGGCCAATTACTTGTTGAATCACTGGATCTTTCTGAAGGTGTTCTTCTAAAAGTAGATGTGAGAGAAGTTCAGCAGCCAATTGTTGTACTGCTGATAttggagaatcaagcaaagggATAAGAGGCTCAATAGCTTGGTGGGAAGTCAACGTGTAATCAGCACGACACTGTGGATGCTCTAAGATATTAACCAAAACCTGCAATGCACTATGTTGTCCATCAGGCCCAAATTCTTGTCTCGTCAGCATAGAAAACAGGGGATCTACCACTTTAGCAGCAGATGGTCCTTTAGCTATGCTAGCATTATTTGTCAATATCCGCAAGAGTTCCGAAAAAGCTGCACATAGATAGTCAGGTGCTTCAAGAAGGATGTCAAGTATGCTTTCAATAACTCCAGCTTTCACCATTTCCACTTTACAAGCAGGCCTGTCTTTTCCTAACTTGACCAGAGCTCTCGATATGGCCTCATGAAGAACATAGTTCCTACCATACAGTAGGCCAACAAGAGGGATAACTGCACCATGTGCAGCAACTAATTCAGCGAGTTGCTCATCATCAACAAGCCTATCCAATGCCCGAACAACAGAGTGTTGAGCTGGACCAAACTCACTTACAAGGAGAGAGACCAGAGGTTCCACACAGCGTGCAGCAGCCATCGTAGACCGAATCCTTGTATTTGCAAAAAGAACACAACACAATTCAGCAGCATCCCCTTTGAGGTCCATTGAACAATTTGATGAAAGGATCCTGCAAAGAACATCCACTGCGTTCATCTCCACATCTGCAACAGCGAGTGCTCTTGAAGGGTTTTCACTCAGTAACCTAACCAATGCAGCAATTGCAGCGTGCTGCTCCCTCTCTAGACCTGTATTAAGAATCTCTACCAAGGGTTTAACAGCTTGTCGAGCAGTATCTGCATTTCTAATATGGTCAGCAGAGAATAAACTTTCTAAGGCTTTTGCAGCGCTATGCCTTGCAGCTCTTCCTCCTAAACGCAGGACAGCCACAAGTTGAGTGACAGCACCAAACGCAGATTCATGTCTCCGTATCTCAGCACTGCCAAACAGAATTCCTAACAGATCTGTAGCAGCTTCTTCAGTTGCATCTTGAGGACCTAGCGAAAGATATTTAGTTATTGCCTCCAAGGCCCCAGACTCTACCATTACAATCTTATTTGATGGACAATCTCTAGCAAGCTGGGTCAAAAGCCCAAGTGCTAAAAATGGTGCTCCTGGACGATCTGGAATTGGTTTAAGCAGATCAACAAGGGCAGGTATTGCCTTTCGAGAAGTGGCACCAACTCTGATGTCATCAACTCTAAACAACCTCTCAAGAGCAACTTGATCAGGATAACGCACCAAAGAAAATTCTTCAGACAATTCCAGAAGATCCTGAATATCAGTATCGGCACAGCCAAGCAATGTGATGAGTCCATTTGCTGCCCCAGAATTAGCCACAGAAAGAAGTGTTCCCCTGCTGCCATTACAGACCAGACTAGCTATTGATTGTGCTGCAAAGTATTTGTTTGCTGATTCTTCTGACTTCAGCAAATTGGCAAGAGCTGGTATAGATTTCATGGTTGCATGTGCACGTATAATATCTCTATCTTGGAATAATATTGCCAACAACAAAGCACAAATCCACATGCTGCTGTCTTCTTTATCATCAATCTATAATTTCGCCATAAAAGATCACAGAAACATTAATACACAGAAATATAGTTATTCGTAATATATATTTGACTAGTAACTATTACATGAGTTAATGAAGTGGGTttgtgtatttattttttattgacttAAATGTCATGGAAAAATGCACTTATTACCTGACTATACTGTGAGAAATAATTTGAGATCTTCTCTGAGAGAACCTCAATCGCTCCAGCCTCCATTATTGCAATTCTACTTTTTTCATCATGACAAGCAAGGATACACAGTAACCATATAGCTAAGTTGGCACCAGATATAATGGCAGTGCCACTGTTTGATTGATCATCACTGGATTCTTCTTGTGTATGCCGGCAAATGCTGATGACTTCCCTATTGTCATCTCCATGATTGGCCAAAGATGAGTCTGAAGAATTAAGCATATCAACAAGTGATCGAACAAGATCGGCACACAAGTTTGAAAAGTTCAGATCCTCCAGCAGTTTCTGATGATTTACTTTTGCAGCACAAATAAGCACTGCAGCTCCTccaattcttttttttacaTTTGTGGAAGTGGAAATTATCCTCTTAGCTATTGAAGATATACATCCAGATGCAGTAGCAACAGTGTCCCCTAAGACAAGAGGCTGATCCTTA
This sequence is a window from Arachis stenosperma cultivar V10309 chromosome 10, arast.V10309.gnm1.PFL2, whole genome shotgun sequence. Protein-coding genes within it:
- the LOC130955792 gene encoding protein CELLULOSE SYNTHASE INTERACTIVE 1-like; the protein is MATTLTWRLAANNGTTLAANDLERNGDGKVQDTESPTPHSVLKMGLRERSSSMEDPDGTLASVAQCIEQLRKSSSSMLEKENSLKQLSELIDMRENAFSAVGSHSQAVPVLVSLLRSGSLNVKIQAATVLGSLCKENELRVKVLLGGCIPPLLSLLKSSSGEGQVAAAKTIYAVSQDGAKDHVGSKIFSTEGVVPVLWEQLKKGMKTGNVVDNLLTGALKNLSSSTEGFWNATVQAGGVDILVKLLTTGQSGTQANVCFLLAFLMMEDASICSKVLAAEATKHLLKLLGPGNDAPVRAEAAGALKSLSAQCKDARREIANSNGIPTLINATIAPSKEFMQGEHAQALQENAMCALANISGGLSSVISSLGQSLESCTSAAQIADTLGALASALMIYDEKAESTRASDPLAVEQTLLNQFKSQSPFLVQERTIEALASLYSNPILSIKLTNSDAKRLLVGLITMAASEVQDELLKALLTLCNSGGSLWRALQGREGVQLLISLLGLSSEQQQECAVALLCLLSNENDESKWAITAAGGIPPLVQILESGSAKAKEDSATILRNLCNHSEDIRACVESADAVPALLWLLKNGSANGKEIAAKTLNHLIHKSDTATISQLTALLTSDLPESKVYVLDALRSMLSVVPLSDILREGSAASDAIGTMIKILGSTKEETQAMSAAALAGLFETRKDVRESSIAVKTLLSVSKLLNVEYESVLMETSHCLAAIFLSIKENRDVAAIARDTLSPLIALANSSVLEVAELATCAVANLILDGEIAEKAVAEEVIMPATRVLREGTISGKTHAAAAIARLLHSRQVDYAVTECVNRAGTVLALVSFLDSAINGSAATLEALDALAILSRSEKTSGKSKPAWTVLAEFPKSISPIVLSIADSTPTLQDKAIEILSRLCKDQPLVLGDTVATASGCISSIAKRIISTSTNVKKRIGGAAVLICAAKVNHQKLLEDLNFSNLCADLVRSLVDMLNSSDSSLANHGDDNREVISICRHTQEESSDDQSNSGTAIISGANLAIWLLCILACHDEKSRIAIMEAGAIEVLSEKISNYFSQYSQIDDKEDSSMWICALLLAILFQDRDIIRAHATMKSIPALANLLKSEESANKYFAAQSIASLVCNGSRGTLLSVANSGAANGLITLLGCADTDIQDLLELSEEFSLVRYPDQVALERLFRVDDIRVGATSRKAIPALVDLLKPIPDRPGAPFLALGLLTQLARDCPSNKIVMVESGALEAITKYLSLGPQDATEEAATDLLGILFGSAEIRRHESAFGAVTQLVAVLRLGGRAARHSAAKALESLFSADHIRNADTARQAVKPLVEILNTGLEREQHAAIAALVRLLSENPSRALAVADVEMNAVDVLCRILSSNCSMDLKGDAAELCCVLFANTRIRSTMAAARCVEPLVSLLVSEFGPAQHSVVRALDRLVDDEQLAELVAAHGAVIPLVGLLYGRNYVLHEAISRALVKLGKDRPACKVEMVKAGVIESILDILLEAPDYLCAAFSELLRILTNNASIAKGPSAAKVVDPLFSMLTRQEFGPDGQHSALQVLVNILEHPQCRADYTLTSHQAIEPLIPLLDSPISAVQQLAAELLSHLLLEEHLQKDPVIQQVIGPLIRVLGSGIHILQQRAMKALVSIAHIWPNEIAKEGGVVEISKVILQADPSIPHALWESAASVLACVLQFSSEFYLEVPVAVLVRLLRSGSESTVVGALNALLVLESDDGTSAEAMAESGAIEALLELLRSHQCEETAARLLEVLLNNVKIRETKVTKSAILPLSQYLLDPQTQAQQPRLLATLALGDLFQNESLARTSDAVSACRALVNVLEEQPTEEMKVVAICALQNLVMYSRSNKRAVAEAGGVQVVLDLIGSSDPETSVQAAMFIKLLFSNHTIQEYASSETVRAITAAIEKDLWATGTVNEEYLKALNSLFSNFPRLRATEPATLSIPHLVTSLKTGSEATQEAALDTLSLLRQAWTACPAEVSRAQSIAAADAIPLLQYLIQSGPPRFQERAEFLLQCLPGTLVVIIKRGNNMKQSVGNPSVYCKLTLGNTPARQTKVVSTGPNPEWDESFSWAFESPPKGQKLHISCKNKSKMGKSSFGKVTIQIDRVVMLGAVSGEYTLLPESKSGPSRNLEIEFQWSNK